A region from the Polyangiaceae bacterium genome encodes:
- a CDS encoding ABC transporter permease, translated as MSPMLTIARREFRSYFDSPLAYVVICLSFLALGLMFFLYRGGFWQADQATLQTMFDYAPPGLSVLVVPVVTMRLLAEERRSGTLEMLITLPVRDSDVVIGKYLGALGLVLVLVLSSLIYPIAMFKWPWHLGPLDMGPVWSGYLGLVLFSMAAVAVGLLVSSLTQSQAVAFFITFFILGGSWMLGYVTDALPSGLGTVLGYVSLKQRFDDFARGLVDLRNVIYFLSVTVLALIVAFRALERRKWA; from the coding sequence ATGTCCCCGATGTTGACGATCGCCCGCCGCGAGTTTCGTTCGTACTTCGACTCGCCGCTGGCCTACGTGGTCATCTGCCTGAGCTTCCTGGCTCTGGGCCTGATGTTCTTCTTGTACCGCGGCGGCTTCTGGCAGGCCGACCAAGCCACTCTGCAGACGATGTTCGACTACGCGCCGCCCGGCCTCTCCGTGCTGGTGGTGCCGGTGGTCACCATGCGGCTGTTGGCCGAGGAGCGCCGGAGCGGCACGCTGGAGATGCTGATCACCCTGCCGGTTCGCGACAGTGACGTGGTCATCGGCAAGTACCTGGGCGCCTTGGGCCTGGTGCTGGTGCTGGTGCTGTCGTCGCTCATCTACCCCATCGCCATGTTCAAGTGGCCCTGGCACTTGGGCCCGCTGGACATGGGTCCGGTGTGGAGCGGGTACCTGGGCCTCGTGCTGTTCAGCATGGCGGCGGTGGCCGTGGGCCTGCTCGTCAGCTCGCTGACCCAGAGCCAGGCGGTGGCCTTCTTCATCACCTTCTTCATTCTCGGTGGCAGCTGGATGTTGGGCTACGTGACGGACGCGCTGCCCAGCGGGCTCGGCACCGTGCTCGGCTACGTGAGCCTGAAGCAGCGCTTCGACGACTTCGCACGGGGGCTCGTGGATCTGCGCAACGTCATCTACTTCCTGAGCGTGACGGTGCTCGCTCTCATCGTGGCTTTCCGGGCGCTCGAGCGGCGCAAGTGGGCGTGA